A genome region from Micromonospora peucetia includes the following:
- a CDS encoding glycosyltransferase — protein sequence MRRDVESTEPIESIEFANSTGAIGGDGVSTAGRTSPGGSATGAPNGAVPAGAPSPVAELEQAARRAGRRPRVLYLSFFFPPSRASGVFRGRATANHFAEAGWDVTVITAPREFFSYYLDGGSDPTLEATVDPRVRVERPPMNTYHWENDVRRYGRLRKALPVVVDQFYRRLQRSFLPEHYIGWIPGLLRRAFKLHARRRFDLVIATGNPFVSFAAAWMLGRAWRVPYVVDYRDAWTFNQFTEEVRFGPGTGTAKWEARVLRDAAEIVFVNDGMRQWHVERYPFAADRMTVVPNGWEPEFVGRPAFRPSDPARPLRFGYLGTVTPYLPLEVLFEGWRRARKDPLLADAELHVHGHLGFFAQTAASLREQLARHEDAGVRYRGPFGKADVADVYAETDVLVFCVPGAKYVTSGKVFEYMASGKPVVSVHEPEIAAAEVLEDYPLWFAGDRLDAEAVAESLIAAAKAAREQDPSRHATAQDHAEKYTRSATLQPWEARMRALVEESR from the coding sequence ATGCGACGAGACGTAGAGTCGACCGAGCCCATCGAATCGATCGAGTTCGCAAACTCGACAGGTGCCATCGGCGGTGACGGTGTGTCGACCGCCGGGCGGACGTCGCCCGGCGGATCGGCGACCGGCGCGCCGAACGGTGCGGTGCCGGCCGGTGCCCCCAGCCCGGTCGCCGAGCTGGAGCAGGCCGCGCGGCGCGCCGGCAGACGGCCACGCGTGCTCTACCTGTCGTTCTTCTTCCCGCCGAGCCGGGCCAGCGGGGTCTTCCGCGGACGGGCCACCGCCAACCACTTCGCCGAGGCGGGTTGGGACGTCACCGTCATCACCGCCCCCCGGGAGTTCTTCAGCTACTACCTCGACGGCGGCAGCGACCCGACCCTGGAGGCGACCGTCGACCCCCGGGTGCGGGTCGAGCGGCCTCCGATGAACACCTACCACTGGGAGAACGACGTCCGGCGGTACGGCCGGTTGCGCAAGGCGCTCCCGGTGGTGGTCGACCAGTTCTACCGGCGTCTGCAACGTTCGTTCCTGCCGGAGCACTACATCGGCTGGATCCCCGGTCTGCTGCGCCGGGCGTTCAAGCTGCACGCCCGGCGGCGCTTCGACCTGGTCATCGCCACCGGCAACCCGTTCGTGTCGTTCGCCGCGGCCTGGATGCTGGGTCGGGCCTGGCGGGTGCCGTACGTGGTCGACTACCGCGACGCGTGGACGTTCAACCAGTTCACCGAGGAGGTCCGGTTCGGGCCGGGTACGGGCACCGCGAAGTGGGAGGCGCGGGTGCTGCGGGACGCGGCCGAGATCGTCTTCGTCAACGACGGCATGCGGCAGTGGCACGTCGAGCGGTACCCGTTCGCGGCCGACCGGATGACGGTGGTGCCGAACGGCTGGGAGCCGGAGTTCGTCGGCCGGCCCGCGTTCCGGCCGTCGGACCCGGCCCGACCGTTGCGCTTCGGCTACCTCGGCACCGTGACGCCGTACCTGCCGTTGGAGGTGTTGTTCGAGGGTTGGCGCCGGGCCCGGAAGGACCCGTTGCTGGCGGACGCGGAGCTCCACGTCCACGGCCACCTGGGCTTCTTCGCCCAGACCGCAGCGTCGCTGCGGGAGCAGCTGGCCCGGCACGAGGATGCGGGTGTCCGCTACCGGGGTCCCTTCGGCAAGGCCGACGTGGCGGATGTCTACGCCGAGACCGACGTGCTGGTCTTCTGCGTCCCCGGCGCGAAGTACGTGACGTCGGGCAAGGTGTTCGAGTACATGGCGTCCGGCAAGCCGGTCGTCTCCGTGCACGAGCCGGAGATCGCCGCCGCCGAGGTGCTGGAGGACTACCCGCTCTGGTTCGCGGGGGACCGGTTGGACGCGGAAGCCGTCGCCGAGTCGTTGATCGCCGCGGCCAAGGCCGCCCGCGAGCAGGACCCGTCCCGGCACGCGACCGCCCAGGACCACGCCGAGAAGTACACCCGGAGTGCGACATTGCAGCCGTGGGAGGCCCGGATGCGCGCCCTGGTCGAGGAGTCCCGTTGA
- the wecB gene encoding non-hydrolyzing UDP-N-acetylglucosamine 2-epimerase yields the protein MKVVSVVGARPQLVKLAPIADAFAGTEHQHVIVHTGQHYDADLSDVFFTGLGIPQPDVHLGIGSGSHGVQTGHALAALDPVLAAERPDWVLVYGDTNSTLAATLSAVKQHLRVAHLEAGLRSFNRRMPEEHNRVLTDHAADLLLAPTEEAMRHLAGEGLAARSVLVGDVMVDVCLAVRDAVLAGGKPAALPEGIDPTEPYLVVTLHRAENTDDPERLAALVDALAGLPVPVALLAHPRLTARAEEHGVKLDRGSLRVGRPLPYAGMVAAVLGAAGVITDSGGLQKEAYLLGRPCTTLRPQTEWPETLDGDWNRLVPDPHELGAAPWAAVATRPAPPAPRGEPYGDGRAAREVVRVLTEAGR from the coding sequence GTGAAGGTCGTCAGCGTCGTCGGCGCCCGACCCCAGCTGGTCAAGCTGGCCCCGATCGCCGACGCCTTCGCCGGCACAGAGCATCAGCACGTCATCGTGCACACCGGGCAACACTACGACGCCGACCTCTCGGACGTCTTCTTCACCGGCCTGGGCATCCCGCAGCCCGACGTACACCTGGGCATCGGGTCCGGCAGCCACGGGGTGCAGACCGGCCACGCCCTCGCCGCCCTCGACCCGGTGCTGGCGGCGGAGCGGCCGGACTGGGTGCTGGTCTACGGCGACACCAACTCGACCCTGGCCGCGACGCTCTCAGCGGTGAAGCAGCACCTGCGGGTGGCCCACCTGGAGGCCGGTCTGCGCTCGTTCAACCGCCGGATGCCGGAGGAGCACAACCGGGTGCTCACCGACCACGCCGCCGACCTGCTGCTCGCGCCGACCGAGGAGGCCATGCGGCACCTGGCGGGCGAGGGCCTCGCCGCGCGGTCGGTGCTGGTCGGCGACGTGATGGTCGACGTCTGCCTGGCCGTCCGCGATGCCGTGCTGGCGGGCGGGAAGCCGGCGGCGCTGCCCGAGGGGATCGACCCCACCGAGCCCTACCTGGTGGTCACCCTGCACCGGGCGGAGAACACCGACGACCCCGAACGGCTCGCCGCGCTGGTGGACGCGCTGGCGGGCCTGCCGGTGCCGGTGGCGCTCCTGGCCCATCCCCGGCTGACGGCCCGCGCCGAGGAGCACGGCGTCAAGCTGGACCGGGGTTCGCTGCGCGTCGGCCGGCCGCTGCCGTACGCCGGCATGGTGGCGGCGGTGCTCGGCGCGGCGGGTGTGATCACCGACTCGGGCGGCCTCCAGAAGGAGGCATACCTGCTCGGCCGGCCGTGCACGACGCTGCGCCCGCAGACCGAGTGGCCGGAGACCCTCGACGGCGACTGGAACCGGCTCGTGCCCGACCCGCACGAGCTGGGCGCGGCGCCCTGGGCGGCGGTGGCCACCCGCCCGGCCCCGCCCGCGCCCCGTGGTGAGCCCTACGGGGACGGCCGCGCCGCCCGCGAAGTGGTACGGGTGCTGACCGAAGCCGGCCGCTGA
- a CDS encoding glycosyltransferase family 4 protein: MLVDNGVTGDSRVQKAARSAAEAGWDVTLLGRSPSGLPESWQLGEAQVRLLPVPATLAKHRHEYRRRWLRAPLAYPPGGLAAHRKQWVRAWRADLGLRATRAGSSSRLRAEEFAAGLLERWVDFRVAQQTRAPRTLHGPWDRAQTAFWQRLLGDRAWRRLAPGLWDWELAFGPVVDQLRPDLVHANDFRMLGVAARAKVRAAAAGRPVKVVWDAHEFLPGVRPVRHNARWLPAHAAHEREYAPYADAVMTVSQSLAELLRTTHGLRELPTVVLNAPEMQPGQAGAEPAPDLRARCGVGPTVPLLVYSGAAAEQRGLGTMVEALPHLDDAHVVFVVNRPDSPYVRGLRDRAAELGVADRVHLLPYVAHWQVVSFLATADVGVIPIHHWPNHEIALITKFFEYSHARLPLVVSDVKTMAVTVRSTGQGEVFRTEDVSDFVGAVRRVLADPQRYRAAYDQPGLLANWTWEAQARVLDDLYSRLLPGTPGHHGGTVAEHLARDPAAAASGPSGPTPR, encoded by the coding sequence ATGCTGGTGGACAACGGCGTCACCGGTGACTCCCGGGTGCAGAAGGCGGCCCGATCGGCGGCCGAGGCCGGCTGGGACGTGACCCTGCTCGGCCGTTCGCCGTCCGGTCTGCCGGAGAGTTGGCAACTGGGAGAGGCCCAGGTGCGGCTGCTGCCGGTGCCGGCCACCCTCGCCAAACACCGGCACGAGTACCGCCGCCGCTGGTTGCGGGCTCCGCTGGCGTACCCGCCGGGTGGCCTGGCGGCGCACCGCAAGCAGTGGGTTCGGGCCTGGCGGGCCGATCTGGGCCTGCGGGCGACGCGGGCCGGATCCTCGTCCCGGCTGCGGGCCGAGGAGTTCGCGGCCGGGTTGTTGGAGCGCTGGGTCGACTTCCGCGTCGCGCAGCAGACCCGCGCGCCGCGCACCCTGCACGGGCCCTGGGACCGCGCGCAGACCGCGTTCTGGCAGCGGCTGCTCGGTGACCGCGCCTGGCGGCGCCTGGCGCCCGGTCTGTGGGACTGGGAGTTGGCGTTCGGCCCGGTGGTCGACCAGTTGAGGCCGGACCTCGTCCACGCCAACGACTTCCGGATGCTGGGAGTGGCGGCGCGGGCCAAGGTCCGGGCCGCCGCGGCCGGCCGGCCGGTGAAGGTCGTCTGGGACGCCCACGAGTTCCTGCCGGGCGTGCGGCCGGTGCGGCACAACGCGCGCTGGCTGCCGGCCCACGCCGCGCACGAGCGGGAGTACGCGCCGTACGCGGACGCGGTGATGACCGTGTCGCAGTCGCTGGCCGAGCTGCTGCGCACCACCCACGGCCTGCGTGAACTGCCGACGGTGGTGTTGAACGCCCCCGAGATGCAGCCCGGGCAGGCGGGCGCGGAGCCGGCACCCGACCTGCGGGCCCGGTGCGGGGTGGGGCCCACGGTGCCCCTGCTGGTCTACAGCGGCGCCGCCGCGGAACAGCGTGGGCTTGGCACGATGGTGGAGGCGCTGCCGCACCTCGACGACGCGCACGTCGTGTTCGTGGTGAACCGGCCGGACAGCCCGTACGTGCGGGGGCTGCGGGACCGGGCCGCCGAGCTCGGGGTCGCCGACCGGGTGCACCTGCTGCCGTACGTGGCGCACTGGCAGGTCGTGTCCTTCCTGGCCACGGCGGACGTCGGGGTGATCCCGATCCACCACTGGCCGAACCACGAGATCGCCCTGATCACGAAGTTCTTCGAATACTCACACGCGCGACTGCCGCTGGTGGTCAGTGACGTGAAGACAATGGCCGTGACGGTCCGTTCGACAGGGCAGGGCGAGGTGTTCCGGACGGAGGACGTGTCCGACTTCGTCGGCGCGGTGCGGCGGGTGCTGGCGGACCCGCAGCGGTACCGGGCCGCGTACGACCAGCCGGGACTCTTGGCGAACTGGACCTGGGAGGCGCAGGCGCGGGTGCTGGACGACCTCTACTCCCGCCTCCTTCCCGGCACGCCCGGCCACCACGGCGGTACCGTCGCAGAACACCTCGCACGTGATCCGGCTGCCGCGGCCAGCGGGCCGTCGGGCCCCACGCCACGCTGA
- a CDS encoding glycosyltransferase has translation MTHVLIVVGERPQQKSVLVESLRRFRDQGARVAIVGDVPADALAVDADLADVHQLAASPNDPRLRRALARTRQPSRALWLRAWADPWVRRRLRTADVLVALDTTAVHTVWELAQRQPRADACNGIGAAGRIVRARHDGTHRRTGGAWDGVSARAGIIARGARRAAVTGAQESLEAAMAPAVLRSQVGGRLWRTAVGAPGLPERVRVALAYRVHVRSVQAGRPGLAAATSAAAASRMSGRKSRAELLTREANHELETGRVPVCLTEAVTAELALADELLSKQKVRAAKSLYKAMRLLFHRVAHFDQLTSPLAERPAEFLAPLRASATARVMATPRGRSTPAATPPADRPLRLLIMTNGNAHFLREIRQRYAETPGVELRYVHLADDPVSAALTHSPAGIVEHLVAGQSEYGNRVEEWLRPHLDWADTLFVDWCVAAAAITTLVDPGDTRVVMRLHSFEAFSYWPHLIDFSRVDDLVFVSEHLRDFATEVLPTLTGAEAPRLRVISNAMDLHGYQRPKDPSARFTLGLIGTSAVAKDPRWAVEVLRQLRATDERYRLLLVGGGLNPEASESVRQYDAALSADLAELEPSGAVTRLGHVDDVPGVLSDIGIILSSSVRESFHCALVEGAASGAVPVARDWPFFAGRATSARTLFPGDWVVDSPQQAAARIQTATASDEVWRAEGAAAATYVTKTWDWTVVRDDFDELFLPGGDRRG, from the coding sequence ATGACCCACGTGCTCATCGTGGTCGGTGAACGGCCGCAACAGAAGTCCGTGCTCGTCGAGTCGCTGCGTCGTTTCCGCGACCAGGGGGCGCGGGTGGCCATCGTCGGCGACGTCCCGGCCGACGCGCTGGCCGTCGACGCGGACCTCGCCGACGTGCACCAGTTGGCGGCCTCCCCGAACGACCCACGTCTTCGACGGGCACTGGCCCGCACCCGGCAACCGTCGCGGGCCCTGTGGCTGCGGGCGTGGGCGGATCCCTGGGTACGGCGCCGGCTGCGGACCGCCGACGTGCTGGTCGCGCTGGACACGACGGCCGTGCACACCGTCTGGGAGTTGGCCCAGCGGCAGCCGCGTGCGGATGCCTGCAACGGGATCGGGGCAGCCGGCAGGATCGTCCGGGCCCGGCACGACGGGACACACCGGCGGACCGGCGGCGCGTGGGACGGGGTGTCCGCCCGGGCCGGCATCATCGCCCGGGGCGCCCGCCGGGCGGCGGTCACCGGAGCCCAGGAGTCGCTCGAGGCGGCCATGGCGCCCGCGGTGCTGCGCAGCCAGGTCGGCGGCCGGCTGTGGCGGACCGCGGTCGGCGCGCCGGGGCTGCCGGAGCGGGTACGGGTGGCCCTCGCGTACCGGGTGCACGTGCGCTCGGTGCAGGCGGGCAGGCCCGGCCTGGCGGCGGCCACGAGCGCCGCCGCCGCGAGTCGGATGAGTGGCCGTAAGAGCCGTGCCGAGCTGCTGACCCGGGAGGCCAACCACGAACTCGAGACGGGTCGGGTGCCGGTCTGCCTGACCGAGGCGGTCACGGCCGAGCTCGCGCTGGCCGACGAGCTGTTGTCGAAGCAGAAGGTCCGGGCGGCGAAGTCGCTGTACAAGGCGATGCGGTTGCTGTTCCACCGGGTGGCCCACTTCGACCAGCTCACCTCCCCGCTGGCCGAGCGGCCGGCCGAGTTCCTGGCGCCGCTGCGGGCCAGCGCCACGGCCCGCGTGATGGCCACGCCCCGGGGTCGGTCGACGCCCGCGGCGACGCCACCGGCGGACCGACCGCTGCGGCTGCTCATCATGACCAACGGCAACGCCCACTTCCTGCGCGAGATCCGACAGCGGTACGCCGAGACCCCCGGCGTCGAGCTGCGCTACGTGCACCTGGCCGACGACCCGGTTTCCGCGGCCCTGACGCACAGCCCGGCCGGCATCGTGGAGCACCTGGTCGCCGGCCAGAGCGAGTACGGCAACCGGGTCGAGGAGTGGCTGCGCCCGCACCTGGACTGGGCGGACACACTCTTCGTCGACTGGTGCGTGGCCGCTGCGGCGATCACCACCCTCGTCGACCCCGGCGACACCCGGGTCGTGATGCGGCTGCACAGCTTCGAGGCGTTCTCGTACTGGCCGCACCTGATCGACTTCTCCCGGGTCGACGATCTGGTCTTCGTCTCGGAGCATCTGCGGGACTTCGCCACCGAGGTGCTGCCCACGCTCACCGGGGCGGAGGCGCCGAGGTTGCGGGTGATCTCGAACGCCATGGACCTGCACGGCTACCAGCGTCCGAAGGACCCGTCGGCGCGGTTCACCCTCGGGCTGATCGGCACCAGCGCGGTGGCCAAGGATCCGCGCTGGGCCGTCGAGGTGCTCCGCCAGCTGCGGGCGACCGACGAACGGTACCGGCTGCTGCTCGTCGGCGGTGGCCTCAACCCGGAGGCGAGCGAGTCGGTGCGCCAGTACGACGCGGCGCTGTCGGCGGACCTCGCCGAGTTGGAGCCCTCTGGTGCGGTGACCCGGCTCGGCCACGTCGACGACGTTCCCGGGGTGCTGAGCGACATCGGGATCATCCTCAGCAGCTCGGTCCGGGAGAGCTTCCACTGCGCGCTGGTCGAGGGCGCGGCCAGCGGCGCCGTGCCGGTGGCCCGGGACTGGCCGTTCTTCGCGGGGCGGGCGACCAGTGCCCGGACCCTCTTCCCCGGCGACTGGGTGGTCGACTCTCCGCAGCAGGCGGCAGCCCGGATCCAGACGGCCACGGCCAGCGACGAGGTCTGGCGGGCGGAGGGCGCCGCGGCGGCCACGTACGTGACGAAGACGTGGGACTGGACTGTCGTGCGGGACGACTTCGACGAACTGTTCCTGCCGGGCGGCGACCGGCGGGGATAG
- a CDS encoding glycosyltransferase family 4 protein, with protein MKPRNVVYLALGPHRVRAAERHLAELAASGAKVALVVPDLPEWADAELPAGVPVHRVDATDARATARAARRLLRASNGPLRDADLLVAGDPYALPAAWDALGRRGDLVVALDEPTAPSGRRPAPADLAVVTPWYPSANNALAGAFVEATIGAVRADHPRIAVLHTEDWPYRHDAPDAIAIAVAAERLAGRRVGPVVRDTGAGELTRVPVPISSRRDYAVWALAHVEAMRRTLPTGRIEAPLVHAHTGIYGGVVAQRLARPDARVVVTEHASFLAQIFAQPAARRLYEEALHRADVFLCVSRNLHEQVREAFPHHAHKLRVVPNAIDFGDFAPRTEPPRDLLRWLYVGRLSEAKGVHTLLSAFLAVAAEEPQATLTLVGAGPLVDQIRDRIAGSPYGDRVDLRPAVAPAKVPELMRTHDLLVHASPVETFGMTVVEAVACGTPVLVARSQGPQETLGGLNGRAGLLVDVSEDPAVLVEGFRELRKRVDELDLPGARAALIERYGREAVAARLREVYAAPEPAAADDVPATAAVPADTVAAAVPADTVTAVVPADMVTADAPAPPRTAEAPRVVLVAISPPQFKLVREYVDRLLDRGYAVDIITNDPRQWQRSEVDERVRLLPLDVAERRRPLLRVEQLVVYRAPGKALSVARDRARKQHAIWPEALVSRIGSTHGSLARKFHTSVFYPGYRVVRPRVLWRIVQREVLPKIDLARTERVVVAGVYGVAIGWQLGRKRPELTVTTSLVPPEPAPR; from the coding sequence GTGAAGCCCCGTAACGTCGTCTACCTGGCGCTGGGTCCCCACCGGGTCCGGGCGGCCGAGCGGCACCTCGCCGAGCTCGCGGCGAGCGGCGCGAAGGTCGCGCTCGTCGTTCCCGACCTGCCCGAGTGGGCCGACGCCGAGCTGCCTGCCGGCGTGCCGGTGCACCGGGTCGACGCCACCGACGCCCGGGCCACCGCCCGGGCCGCCCGTCGCCTGCTGCGCGCCTCGAACGGCCCGCTGCGCGACGCCGACCTGCTCGTCGCGGGCGACCCGTACGCCCTGCCGGCGGCCTGGGACGCGCTGGGCCGGCGCGGCGACCTCGTCGTCGCGCTCGACGAGCCGACAGCGCCGTCCGGGCGGCGGCCCGCCCCGGCGGACCTGGCAGTCGTCACCCCCTGGTACCCGTCCGCGAACAACGCGCTGGCCGGTGCGTTCGTCGAGGCCACCATCGGGGCGGTGCGGGCGGACCATCCCCGGATCGCCGTCCTGCACACCGAGGACTGGCCGTACCGTCACGACGCGCCGGACGCCATCGCCATCGCCGTCGCCGCCGAACGGCTGGCCGGCCGGCGGGTCGGACCGGTGGTGCGGGACACCGGGGCGGGGGAGCTGACCAGGGTGCCGGTGCCCATCTCGTCCCGGCGCGACTACGCCGTCTGGGCGCTCGCCCACGTGGAGGCGATGCGGCGGACCCTGCCCACCGGCCGGATCGAGGCGCCGCTGGTGCACGCGCACACCGGCATCTACGGCGGGGTCGTCGCCCAGCGGCTGGCCCGTCCGGACGCCCGGGTGGTCGTCACCGAGCACGCGAGCTTCCTCGCGCAGATCTTCGCGCAGCCGGCCGCCCGTCGGCTCTACGAGGAGGCGTTGCACCGGGCCGACGTCTTTCTCTGCGTCAGCCGGAACCTGCACGAACAGGTGCGGGAGGCCTTCCCGCACCACGCCCACAAGCTGCGGGTGGTGCCGAACGCGATCGACTTCGGCGACTTCGCGCCGCGTACCGAGCCGCCCCGGGACCTGCTGCGCTGGCTGTACGTCGGCCGGCTGAGCGAGGCCAAGGGCGTACACACCCTGCTGTCCGCGTTCCTGGCGGTCGCCGCCGAGGAGCCGCAGGCCACCCTCACCCTCGTCGGGGCGGGCCCGCTGGTGGACCAGATCCGCGACCGGATCGCGGGAAGCCCGTACGGCGACCGGGTCGATCTCCGCCCGGCGGTCGCGCCCGCGAAGGTGCCGGAGCTGATGCGGACCCACGACCTGCTCGTGCACGCCAGCCCGGTCGAGACCTTCGGGATGACCGTGGTGGAGGCGGTGGCCTGCGGCACCCCGGTCCTGGTGGCCCGCAGCCAGGGCCCGCAGGAGACGCTGGGCGGGCTGAACGGGCGGGCGGGCCTCCTGGTCGACGTCAGCGAAGACCCGGCGGTGCTCGTGGAGGGCTTCCGGGAGCTGCGCAAGCGCGTGGACGAGCTGGACCTGCCGGGCGCCCGGGCCGCCCTGATCGAGCGGTACGGACGTGAGGCGGTCGCCGCCCGACTCCGTGAGGTGTACGCGGCACCCGAGCCGGCCGCAGCCGACGACGTGCCGGCGACGGCCGCCGTCCCGGCTGACACGGTGGCCGCCGCCGTCCCCGCTGACACGGTGACCGCCGTCGTCCCGGCCGACATGGTCACCGCCGACGCCCCTGCCCCGCCCCGGACGGCCGAGGCCCCGCGGGTGGTGCTGGTGGCGATCAGCCCGCCGCAGTTCAAGCTCGTCCGCGAGTACGTCGATCGGCTCCTCGACCGTGGCTACGCCGTGGACATCATCACCAACGATCCGCGGCAGTGGCAGCGGTCGGAGGTGGACGAGCGGGTGCGCCTGCTGCCGTTGGACGTCGCGGAACGGCGGCGACCGTTGCTCCGGGTCGAGCAGTTGGTCGTCTACCGGGCGCCCGGAAAGGCCCTCTCGGTGGCCCGGGACCGGGCCCGCAAGCAGCACGCCATCTGGCCCGAGGCGCTCGTCTCCCGGATCGGGAGCACCCACGGTTCGCTCGCCCGCAAGTTCCACACCTCCGTCTTCTATCCCGGCTACCGGGTGGTCCGGCCGCGGGTGCTCTGGCGGATCGTGCAGCGCGAGGTGCTGCCGAAGATCGATCTGGCCCGGACCGAGCGGGTCGTGGTGGCCGGGGTCTACGGGGTGGCCATCGGCTGGCAACTGGGCCGCAAGCGGCCGGAACTGACCGTCACCACCTCGCTCGTCCCGCCGGAGCCGGCTCCGCGTTGA
- a CDS encoding glycosyltransferase, translating into MQSRFSPLTTRPRAGRRRPGRGDRPHVIYLAIGFPPAAKSSAYRMRETANQFAAQGWDVTVITLADESWEREYGVDHTLSAGVDPRIDVVGLPLARTDLETDIRAFSEARSLRPRQWIEQQRRQELKVFPEPVFGGWRPELEKAVLRVHRDRPADLLMTTCAPYVNLAATWRLWQEHRVPYVVDFRDGWSVDVIDGGAAFAEQSPAGRWEKQVLAEARAVWCVNEPIAEFYRERYPAVADRVRVVRNGYDEDCVPAGTHRADPASGLTFGYLGSINFAPALLDSVLTGWRMARREDPVLARSRFEVRGHIGAGALREANAHMELLRAASDDGVEFGGPLPKAEVAAAYGRWDALVLMLVGGRFVTSGKVYEYAASGLPVLSAHEVDHDAATVLAGHPLWTGAVGLDPRRLATSFVEAARLAVEASDDDRAATRAHARRYARDAQLAPAVAEVTAAVVGTATRQSSDGTPSEGGQA; encoded by the coding sequence ATGCAGAGCAGGTTCTCCCCCCTCACCACCCGGCCCCGGGCCGGCCGCCGCCGGCCGGGCCGGGGCGATCGTCCGCACGTCATCTACCTGGCCATCGGCTTCCCGCCGGCGGCGAAGAGCTCCGCCTACCGGATGCGGGAGACCGCCAACCAGTTCGCGGCCCAGGGCTGGGACGTGACGGTGATCACCCTCGCCGACGAGTCCTGGGAACGGGAGTACGGAGTCGACCACACCCTCTCCGCCGGGGTGGACCCACGGATCGACGTCGTCGGGTTGCCGCTGGCCCGGACGGATCTGGAGACCGACATCCGGGCGTTCTCGGAGGCCCGGTCACTGCGTCCGCGCCAGTGGATCGAGCAACAGCGCCGGCAGGAACTCAAGGTGTTCCCCGAGCCGGTCTTCGGTGGCTGGCGGCCGGAGCTGGAGAAGGCGGTGCTGCGCGTCCACCGGGATCGTCCGGCGGATCTCCTCATGACGACCTGTGCTCCGTACGTCAACCTCGCCGCGACCTGGCGGCTGTGGCAGGAGCACCGCGTGCCGTACGTGGTGGACTTCCGCGACGGCTGGTCGGTCGACGTGATCGACGGCGGGGCCGCCTTCGCCGAGCAGTCACCGGCCGGGCGCTGGGAGAAGCAGGTGCTGGCCGAGGCCCGGGCCGTCTGGTGCGTGAACGAGCCGATCGCCGAGTTCTACCGGGAGCGCTACCCGGCGGTGGCGGACCGGGTCCGGGTGGTGCGCAACGGTTACGACGAGGACTGCGTACCGGCGGGCACGCACCGCGCGGATCCCGCCTCCGGGCTCACCTTTGGCTACCTCGGCTCGATCAACTTCGCGCCCGCGCTGCTCGACTCGGTGCTCACCGGATGGCGGATGGCACGCCGGGAGGATCCCGTGCTGGCCCGCAGCCGGTTCGAGGTGCGTGGGCACATCGGGGCGGGGGCGCTGCGGGAGGCCAACGCCCACATGGAGCTGTTGCGGGCCGCCTCGGACGACGGGGTCGAGTTCGGCGGGCCGCTGCCCAAGGCGGAGGTGGCTGCCGCCTACGGACGCTGGGACGCCCTGGTGCTGATGCTGGTGGGCGGCCGTTTCGTCACCTCCGGCAAGGTCTACGAGTACGCCGCGAGTGGGCTGCCGGTGCTGTCGGCGCACGAGGTCGACCACGACGCCGCCACCGTGCTCGCCGGTCATCCGCTGTGGACCGGGGCGGTGGGGCTGGACCCGCGCCGGCTCGCGACCTCGTTCGTCGAGGCGGCGCGGCTCGCCGTCGAGGCGAGCGACGACGACCGGGCCGCCACCCGGGCACACGCCCGCAGGTACGCCCGGGACGCGCAACTGGCCCCGGCGGTGGCCGAGGTGACCGCGGCCGTGGTCGGCACGGCCACCCGGCAGTCCAGTGACGGCACTCCCTCCGAAGGCGGGCAGGCATGA